The following are from one region of the Rosistilla carotiformis genome:
- a CDS encoding SDR family oxidoreductase: MDAEIPLPLIVTGIAGVAGYNAFRYFRARFPGQVYGVRREDNWPLSGDGILGCNSDDFDRWQEIIDQIQPAAVLNCEGSCALKSCELDPQMAERINVTSVENLLRVIAPTTRFIHLSIDLVFSGDKEGGYTEEDTPDPVTVYGKTMVAAERLVLERRPDACILRISLPMGISFNGHAGAIDWIQSRFKNGRPATLYFDEVRTPTYTDCLILVLERLLGNDLAGLYHCGGPRNLSLYQIAQIVNRVGGYDPKLLMGCPRIDAGPMPPRAGNVTMDSSRLIAALGDEVFHPWPLDCSMVPSDIDWHHDRSTLQGSPELLADVLYRNPRRVASMPELESIDSPLNSR, from the coding sequence ATGGACGCAGAGATACCGCTTCCTTTGATCGTCACCGGAATCGCTGGTGTCGCCGGCTACAACGCATTCCGTTATTTCCGGGCTCGCTTTCCCGGCCAGGTCTACGGGGTTCGCCGCGAGGACAATTGGCCGCTTTCGGGCGATGGGATCCTGGGCTGCAATTCGGATGACTTCGATCGCTGGCAGGAAATCATCGACCAGATCCAACCCGCGGCGGTGCTGAACTGCGAGGGTTCGTGTGCGCTGAAGTCGTGCGAATTGGATCCCCAGATGGCCGAGCGGATCAATGTGACGAGCGTCGAAAATCTGCTCCGCGTGATCGCCCCGACAACCCGCTTCATCCATCTGTCGATCGACTTGGTCTTCTCGGGCGATAAAGAGGGGGGCTATACCGAAGAGGACACCCCCGATCCCGTGACCGTCTATGGCAAGACGATGGTCGCGGCGGAACGGTTGGTTTTGGAACGCCGCCCCGACGCCTGCATCTTGCGAATTTCGCTGCCGATGGGGATCAGTTTCAACGGGCACGCCGGCGCGATCGATTGGATCCAGTCTCGTTTTAAGAACGGTCGCCCCGCGACTCTCTACTTCGATGAAGTCCGCACGCCGACCTATACCGATTGCTTGATCCTGGTGTTGGAGCGATTGTTGGGGAACGATTTGGCCGGCCTGTATCACTGTGGTGGGCCGCGGAATTTGAGCCTCTACCAGATCGCTCAGATCGTCAATCGCGTCGGCGGCTACGATCCCAAGCTGCTGATGGGTTGTCCGCGAATCGACGCCGGACCAATGCCGCCGCGCGCGGGCAACGTGACGATGGATTCCAGCCGCTTGATCGCCGCGTTGGGCGATGAGGTCTTTCATCCGTGGCCGCTTGATTGTTCGATGGTCCCTAGCGATATCGACTGGCACCACGATCGATCGACGCTGCAGGGATCGCCCGAACTGTTGGCCGATGTGTTGTATCGCAATCCACGCCGCGTCGCCTCGATGCCAGAACTTGAGAGCATCGATTCCCCTTTGAATTCAAGGTGA
- a CDS encoding glycosyltransferase gives MRITCAIHSLTGGGAERVMAGLASRLAVQHSVTLITLDAAALDRYRCDDAVVRIGLDQMSESGSIFEAISSNRRRIAAIRAAVAASRPDVVLSFCDKMNILTLAACKPLAVPVVVSERSQPAHQPIGRFWETLRRWHYPRAAACIVQTAAAGRAVGAWTSAQTTIIPAAIDPPQADRIVDDVDRRDKTLVSVGRLSEEKQIDRLIDAFGRLPESLHDWNLKICGDGPQRAALAKQIETLRLNDRVELCGWCDDVGAVLAGAGAFALTSRYEGFPNALLEAMVSGVPSLSVDCDSGPGEIIDDCETGLIVEQDDPDALTAGLARLLADRDLRQRLSDAGRLVVDRYSWDRFVKAYVDVLRSVTA, from the coding sequence GTGCGGATCACTTGTGCCATCCATTCGCTGACCGGCGGCGGAGCCGAACGCGTGATGGCCGGATTGGCCAGCCGATTGGCTGTCCAACACTCGGTCACGCTGATCACGCTCGATGCGGCAGCGCTCGATCGCTATCGATGTGACGACGCGGTTGTGCGAATCGGTTTGGACCAGATGTCCGAGAGCGGTTCGATCTTCGAAGCGATCTCCAGCAACCGACGCCGGATCGCCGCGATTCGCGCCGCGGTCGCCGCGAGCAGGCCCGACGTCGTCCTCAGCTTTTGCGACAAGATGAACATCCTGACGCTCGCCGCCTGCAAACCGCTGGCGGTGCCGGTCGTCGTCTCCGAGCGCAGCCAGCCCGCGCACCAACCGATCGGACGATTTTGGGAGACGCTGCGACGCTGGCACTATCCTCGCGCTGCAGCTTGCATCGTGCAGACCGCAGCCGCCGGCCGCGCGGTCGGAGCCTGGACCTCTGCCCAAACAACAATCATTCCCGCCGCGATCGATCCTCCTCAGGCAGACCGCATCGTCGACGATGTCGATCGCCGCGACAAAACATTGGTCTCGGTAGGCCGGTTGTCGGAGGAGAAGCAGATCGATCGCTTGATCGACGCCTTTGGGCGACTTCCCGAATCGCTGCACGATTGGAACTTGAAGATCTGCGGCGACGGACCGCAACGGGCGGCATTAGCTAAGCAAATCGAAACGCTTCGATTGAACGATCGTGTTGAATTGTGTGGCTGGTGCGACGACGTCGGGGCTGTGTTGGCGGGGGCGGGAGCGTTTGCATTGACAAGCCGCTACGAAGGCTTTCCCAACGCGTTACTGGAAGCGATGGTATCGGGCGTCCCGTCGCTGTCGGTCGATTGCGACAGCGGACCCGGCGAAATTATCGACGATTGCGAAACCGGTTTAATTGTCGAACAGGATGATCCCGATGCGTTAACCGCCGGCTTGGCTCGTCTTTTGGCCGACCGCGACCTGCGGCAACGCCTCTCGGACGCCGGACGTTTGGTTGTCGACCGGTACAGCTGGGATCGGTTCGTCAAGGCGTATGTGGATGTCTTGCGATCGGTGACCGCTTGA
- a CDS encoding RluA family pseudouridine synthase, with protein MTTQPFPILFEDNHLLVIDKPAGIATQGVTDGTSVFDQASEYIRVKYQKPGKVYLGIVSRLDTVTSGVLVLARTSKAASRLSDMLRRRTIEKRYLAVVEGKLPDAEGTFVDFVRKDDAAHRMVVCRESTADAKRAELKYRVIESSGQQSLIEVELITGRKHQIRLQLASRGMPVIGDRKYDATLTFPLGIALHAWQLTFEHPTRREPMSFECRPPKSWQRLSVQLP; from the coding sequence TTGACAACGCAGCCGTTCCCAATCCTGTTTGAAGACAATCATTTGTTGGTGATCGACAAGCCAGCGGGGATCGCAACGCAGGGAGTGACCGATGGGACCAGCGTGTTCGACCAGGCATCCGAATACATTCGCGTGAAGTATCAAAAACCGGGGAAGGTTTATCTGGGAATCGTCAGCCGTTTGGACACCGTCACCAGCGGCGTGTTGGTTCTGGCGCGGACCAGCAAAGCGGCCAGCCGGTTGTCGGATATGCTGCGACGGCGAACGATTGAAAAGCGTTATTTGGCGGTCGTCGAAGGAAAACTTCCCGATGCGGAAGGAACCTTTGTCGACTTCGTTCGCAAAGACGACGCGGCCCATCGGATGGTCGTCTGCCGCGAATCGACGGCGGATGCCAAACGAGCCGAACTGAAGTACCGCGTTATCGAATCTTCGGGCCAGCAGAGTTTGATCGAGGTCGAATTGATCACCGGTCGAAAGCATCAGATCCGCTTGCAGTTGGCCAGTCGCGGGATGCCGGTTATCGGCGATCGTAAATACGATGCGACGTTGACGTTCCCGCTGGGGATCGCACTGCACGCGTGGCAGTTGACGTTTGAACATCCGACGCGGCGCGAGCCGATGTCGTTTGAGTGCCGACCGCCGAAATCGTGGCAGCGGTTGTCGGTTCAACTGCCGTAG
- a CDS encoding cation:proton antiporter, whose translation MHDIESLTVNVLIVLGAGLIAGTICKRIGVSMLVGYLVVGALIGGGVLNLVNQQDHELEVLAQFGALLLLFAVGLEFSLEELMRLSRYSLIGGATQMFLVAVPLTFVCMAFGMTLNAAVLAGFAGALSSTVLVFKALAEWGLTASPHGRRAIAILLFQDVALVPLMLLVPLLTHQGEPPTITTYLLLAVKSSIFLAALIGCRSVVGRWIVPSLAGLRSVELVMLFTLCLLGGVCWSAYQLGLPSAVGALAAGIILSGNRLSRQVDSIVLPFRESFSVIFFVTIGTLLDPGMFFQEPLLLTAGLVGMLVLKSGAASIALKLVGLQWKTAFGMGLGLAQLGEFSFLLISEAAGLGLISRDDYNRMLFIALGTLVLTPQLIRYGLRWTERSPDEDPHRMNHRRDSAVSQHVIVIGIGLIGRQLASRLEIMGSEVRLVDQSPINLHGFAQQGFHTTAGDARDPDILHRAGAENCGLCIVSVPSDDAALQIVTALRGINHDAEIIVRCRYQGNVHRIMKAGAAAVVSEEAEASKAMLQWCERAVGPIA comes from the coding sequence ATGCACGATATCGAATCGCTTACCGTCAACGTTTTGATTGTGCTGGGAGCCGGTTTGATCGCGGGGACAATTTGCAAGCGGATCGGCGTCTCGATGCTCGTCGGCTATCTAGTCGTCGGGGCATTGATCGGCGGAGGCGTGCTGAATCTGGTCAACCAACAGGACCACGAACTCGAGGTGCTGGCTCAGTTCGGGGCGCTGTTGCTGCTGTTCGCCGTGGGGTTGGAATTCTCGCTCGAAGAACTGATGCGGCTCAGCCGCTATTCGCTGATTGGCGGCGCCACGCAGATGTTTCTTGTCGCGGTCCCGTTGACGTTTGTCTGCATGGCGTTTGGGATGACTTTAAACGCCGCGGTGCTGGCCGGATTTGCCGGCGCACTCAGTTCGACGGTTCTCGTCTTCAAAGCGCTTGCCGAATGGGGACTGACAGCCTCGCCGCATGGTCGCCGCGCGATCGCTATCCTTTTGTTCCAAGACGTTGCCCTGGTGCCGCTGATGTTGCTGGTCCCGTTGTTAACGCATCAAGGCGAACCGCCGACGATCACCACCTACCTGTTGCTGGCTGTCAAATCGTCGATCTTTCTTGCAGCGTTGATCGGTTGTCGTAGCGTTGTCGGGCGTTGGATCGTGCCGAGCCTGGCGGGACTGCGAAGCGTCGAACTTGTGATGCTGTTTACACTCTGTTTGTTGGGTGGCGTCTGTTGGTCGGCATACCAATTGGGCCTGCCATCAGCCGTTGGTGCCTTGGCGGCAGGAATCATCTTGAGCGGCAATCGATTGAGCCGGCAGGTCGATTCGATCGTGTTGCCGTTTCGCGAATCGTTTTCGGTGATCTTCTTCGTCACGATCGGGACGCTGTTGGATCCCGGCATGTTCTTCCAGGAACCGCTACTGCTGACCGCTGGGTTGGTTGGCATGTTGGTGCTGAAAAGTGGAGCCGCTTCGATCGCGCTGAAGCTGGTCGGATTGCAGTGGAAGACTGCGTTTGGGATGGGATTGGGACTGGCCCAACTGGGCGAGTTCTCCTTCCTGCTGATCTCCGAAGCCGCTGGATTGGGCTTGATCAGCCGCGACGATTACAACCGCATGCTGTTCATCGCCTTGGGGACGTTGGTACTCACGCCTCAGTTGATTCGTTACGGTTTGCGTTGGACCGAACGATCGCCCGACGAAGATCCGCACCGCATGAACCATCGACGCGATAGTGCGGTTTCCCAGCACGTGATCGTGATCGGAATCGGGTTGATCGGCCGACAACTGGCTTCGCGGCTCGAGATCATGGGATCGGAGGTGCGGTTAGTCGACCAGAGCCCAATCAATCTGCACGGCTTCGCTCAGCAAGGCTTTCACACAACGGCCGGCGACGCGCGCGATCCCGACATCCTGCACCGGGCCGGCGCCGAGAACTGCGGTTTGTGTATCGTCAGCGTTCCCAGCGACGATGCGGCGCTGCAGATTGTCACCGCGCTGCGTGGGATCAACCACGATGCGGAGATCATCGTCCGCTGCCGTTATCAGGGGAACGTCCACCGAATCATGAAGGCGGGGGCGGCCGCGGTGGTCAGCGAAGAAGCCGAAGCGTCCAAGGCGATGCTGCAGTGGTGCGAACGGGCCGTCGGACCGATCGCATAG
- a CDS encoding DNA-directed RNA polymerase subunit alpha C-terminal domain-containing protein — protein sequence MTRIPLSQAEERARLRSERLELSIAEMELSVRTTNCLEETGIFTVRDLLQASPKRLLGISNFGEKTLEEVYAALEKLEFYRPGRSAQNEVLC from the coding sequence ATGACCCGCATTCCGCTGAGTCAAGCCGAAGAGCGTGCTCGCCTGCGTAGCGAGCGTCTTGAACTGAGTATCGCTGAGATGGAGCTTTCGGTTCGTACGACCAATTGCTTGGAAGAGACAGGCATCTTCACCGTCCGCGACCTGCTGCAGGCCTCCCCAAAACGACTGTTGGGGATTTCCAACTTCGGCGAAAAGACGCTCGAAGAGGTTTACGCAGCGTTGGAAAAGTTAGAGTTCTATCGTCCGGGCCGCAGCGCTCAGAACGAAGTCCTCTGCTAA
- a CDS encoding carbohydrate kinase family protein has product MEKQWDCVVCGSCTADILVRPMALDQPVGAGQLHHVEPIGLTTGGLASNAGIAMSRLGLRVSMLSYTGNDAWNTMMRENYRREGVDTSRLLRHPDLPSSSTVVMIDAAGQRSFAHHQGAPKMIDPKMILDNLDLIAASRMFLIGYYSLLPKLQNDLPEIFARIRETGCMTAMDAAGSGGDLQPLDRILPHLDVYVPSHSEATHQTGKVDPREIIEVYRGCGAIGLLGVKLGSEGALLQTPDGQFLGIPAVPPPGEIVDTTGAGDSFYAGLITGLLGNLTPQDAGRLAAATGAFCVTASGATTAIGNLETTMKLAGL; this is encoded by the coding sequence ATGGAAAAACAGTGGGACTGCGTCGTCTGTGGTTCGTGTACCGCGGATATCTTGGTTCGGCCGATGGCGTTGGACCAGCCTGTTGGCGCGGGACAATTGCATCATGTGGAACCGATCGGTTTGACGACCGGTGGGCTCGCGTCCAATGCGGGGATTGCGATGTCGCGGCTCGGTTTGCGGGTTTCCATGCTCAGTTATACCGGGAACGACGCCTGGAACACCATGATGCGGGAAAACTACCGCCGCGAAGGCGTTGACACAAGCCGGTTGCTGCGGCATCCGGATCTGCCCAGCAGCAGCACGGTCGTGATGATCGATGCCGCCGGTCAACGCAGTTTTGCCCACCATCAAGGGGCACCGAAGATGATCGATCCAAAGATGATCTTGGATAACTTGGACCTGATCGCCGCCAGTCGAATGTTTCTGATCGGTTACTATTCGTTGTTGCCGAAGCTGCAGAACGACCTGCCGGAGATCTTCGCGAGGATTCGAGAAACCGGCTGCATGACGGCGATGGACGCTGCCGGCAGCGGTGGCGATCTGCAGCCGTTGGACCGGATTCTTCCGCACTTGGATGTATATGTGCCCAGTCATAGCGAAGCGACGCACCAGACGGGCAAGGTGGACCCGCGTGAGATCATCGAAGTCTATCGCGGCTGTGGCGCGATCGGGCTGTTGGGCGTCAAATTGGGTAGCGAGGGTGCATTGCTGCAGACGCCCGATGGGCAGTTTCTCGGGATCCCGGCAGTCCCACCCCCGGGCGAGATCGTCGACACGACGGGAGCCGGCGATTCGTTTTATGCAGGATTGATCACAGGGCTGTTGGGAAATCTGACGCCGCAAGACGCGGGGCGGTTGGCCGCCGCAACGGGTGCGTTTTGTGTCACCGCAAGCGGGGCGACGACCGCGATTGGTAATCTTGAAACAACAATGAAATTGGCGGGGTTGTGA
- the mutY gene encoding A/G-specific adenine glycosylase → MPDLSATRNGDRSAANDDTIDHDPRWQDSAWRSRLRRQLLRWFEGNARTLPWRESRDPYRVWISEIMLQQTQVATVIPYFERFTARFPSVATLAAAPEQEVLRHWEGLGYYRRARQMHAAAQKVVEIHDSEFPETFADVLALPGIGRYTAGAILSISRDQRLPVVEANTLRLYSRLIGLRTPPTHAASQRVLWEFAESILPRRGSGQLNQAAMELGSLVCTPREPTCKTCPLAAGCTARELGLQETIPGKVKKIQYEARREVAVVVRSGSRFLVRQCQPGERWSGLWDFPRCEVPGDADPTLVAIDHLRDAFGLSIEPPERLATIKHGVTKYRITLDVLNAEAVGTPSPAKDTAIQWQTRAHIGKLPLSTTGRKIFQKL, encoded by the coding sequence TTGCCCGATCTAAGCGCGACGAGAAACGGCGACCGGTCGGCTGCAAACGACGATACGATCGATCACGATCCGCGCTGGCAAGATTCCGCGTGGCGAAGCCGGCTGCGGCGGCAATTGCTGCGGTGGTTTGAAGGGAATGCGCGGACACTGCCTTGGCGGGAATCCCGCGATCCCTACCGCGTTTGGATCAGCGAGATCATGCTGCAACAGACCCAGGTTGCCACCGTGATCCCTTACTTCGAACGTTTTACAGCGCGTTTTCCATCGGTCGCCACGTTGGCAGCGGCACCGGAGCAGGAGGTGCTTCGGCATTGGGAAGGCCTGGGCTATTATCGCCGTGCCCGCCAGATGCATGCGGCGGCACAGAAGGTGGTCGAAATCCATGACAGCGAATTTCCCGAAACCTTTGCCGATGTCTTGGCGCTGCCGGGAATCGGACGCTACACCGCTGGGGCGATCCTTTCGATCAGCCGAGACCAACGCTTGCCCGTGGTCGAAGCCAATACGCTTCGGTTGTACAGCCGATTGATCGGGCTGCGAACGCCCCCCACCCATGCCGCGTCGCAGCGTGTGTTGTGGGAATTTGCCGAGTCGATTTTGCCCCGGCGCGGCAGCGGGCAACTCAATCAGGCCGCGATGGAACTGGGGAGTCTTGTCTGCACACCGCGTGAACCGACATGCAAAACATGCCCGCTGGCTGCCGGATGTACTGCGAGGGAACTTGGGTTGCAGGAAACGATCCCCGGCAAAGTGAAGAAGATCCAATACGAAGCGCGCCGCGAAGTCGCCGTCGTCGTGCGCAGCGGATCGCGATTTCTGGTCCGCCAGTGTCAGCCGGGCGAACGCTGGTCGGGACTTTGGGATTTCCCACGCTGTGAAGTGCCCGGGGATGCTGACCCAACACTTGTCGCCATCGATCATCTCCGCGACGCATTTGGACTATCGATCGAGCCACCGGAGCGGTTGGCGACAATTAAACATGGCGTCACGAAGTACCGGATCACCTTGGACGTTTTGAACGCGGAAGCCGTCGGAACACCGTCTCCGGCAAAAGACACGGCCATCCAGTGGCAGACTCGGGCGCACATCGGCAAACTGCCGTTGAGCACCACGGGGCGGAAGATCTTTCAAAAACTGTAG
- a CDS encoding serine/threonine-protein kinase: MSVSVNDFWNRIANSGLADAAQCRVWAVAYAQSNGGPPISAKDLAKWMISSGQLTLFQAKNLLSGSSQRLVFERYSLTQPVDSPPLSRWFRAFDRELGQAASECLLYFLDAKQAGKTVGNRFTQARRIQSDHVQAYDLIATPTGERVLWSHLPAGKTLAQLLTQGRLPSERVTRIGKQLAAGLSTLHAADLTHGILHPQYVWISDHDDAILLRDPIVRPVSPLDAANVGCLDPIDTKGAGGLHPSALAAPEFSIPGKSPDKSTDLYALGCLLYLARFGQPPFSAAQPDAVIQLHASSIPEGLQRVQQGDRSDPLLRVIAHLMAKNRDARIASADVLFSIFEVVESDPQPAVATPAAPVLPPQQPVQPQQPAAAPETPQPAAAAPPTPQPASPPAAAAVPPPQTPPPQRSAPAAVPTPSQPAAADASVPPAVASPAAAAEPVVPVKPAAAAKPAQPAAAQPVAAQPVPTQPTAQPQPTATVASVPAAAQPQAGSAAPQAVAQAAPAAVGTTVAAPGRDETDGDKPKSKRPGGRVRKKKKKKKKAAAMVIGGVGFSMLTLLIAVLLMNNRGPRRDPEPDPVVLPSVAGSGASVASQTPRREPTQTPDAPTTSPGGTFEVSDDRYALWLPPDESQPPPLAMLPPGPQMIVVVRPADILGYNSGRKVLAALDTELADGVARLEKRIGVPLGEVERLTMAVEATSGSGIQAALSVELVDAKSLGSLRKAWGDPEAAELPENQTLFAGDSPTADAYYVAQQPPIDSMSIQHFAVGSIEQMKLVAEMGGGAIPLPRQFEQTWNHVRGDSQFTVVATPNFLFADGKSMLTDYAPSAIEGLKQMLIPDTSVAMLTMQFEPKWYGEIRLAPGGGTSAAVLTQRLKTQFADLALQAEAFLNRSTPHPSWRALALRLPRMLDAVDAQSRTGISDNQAVANFYLPSHAAPNVLLGSWLAMNTPAGTVSMAAAPASAKPWTVAEMLEKPIKVNFEQEPLHFAGSTVVDEVNNIRPKGSPELKVVIIGNDLQKMGITQNQQIRDFKADGVKLRDVLTQLVQRANIVKDLTDPADPKQALVWVIGPDPDAPANQVVLVTTRDGAKAAGYTLQPEFVIKE, encoded by the coding sequence ATGTCGGTATCGGTCAATGATTTTTGGAATCGCATCGCCAACAGTGGTCTGGCAGACGCCGCGCAGTGCCGAGTCTGGGCGGTTGCCTACGCTCAAAGCAACGGTGGCCCGCCGATCAGCGCCAAAGACCTCGCCAAGTGGATGATCAGCTCGGGACAGCTGACGCTTTTCCAGGCCAAGAACTTGCTTTCGGGCTCCTCCCAGCGACTCGTCTTCGAACGCTATTCGTTGACCCAACCGGTCGATAGCCCTCCGTTGAGCCGATGGTTTCGCGCCTTCGACCGGGAATTGGGGCAAGCCGCTTCGGAGTGTTTGCTCTATTTCCTGGATGCAAAACAAGCGGGCAAGACCGTTGGCAACCGATTCACTCAGGCGCGGCGAATCCAATCGGACCACGTGCAAGCCTATGATCTGATTGCGACGCCCACGGGCGAACGAGTGCTGTGGTCGCATCTGCCAGCCGGTAAAACGCTGGCTCAGTTGTTGACGCAAGGGCGGTTGCCGAGCGAGCGGGTGACCCGAATCGGCAAACAATTGGCGGCCGGGTTGTCGACATTGCATGCGGCCGATCTAACGCATGGCATCCTGCATCCGCAATATGTCTGGATCAGCGACCACGACGACGCGATTTTGCTACGCGACCCGATCGTCCGCCCTGTCTCGCCGTTGGACGCCGCAAACGTCGGCTGTCTGGATCCGATCGACACCAAGGGGGCCGGTGGATTGCACCCCAGTGCATTGGCGGCTCCCGAATTCAGCATCCCCGGGAAAAGTCCTGACAAATCGACCGATCTGTACGCCTTGGGCTGTCTGTTGTATCTGGCCCGCTTTGGCCAACCTCCGTTTTCTGCGGCACAGCCCGACGCGGTGATCCAGCTGCACGCCAGTTCGATCCCCGAAGGCCTGCAACGCGTTCAGCAAGGGGATCGATCCGATCCGTTGTTGCGCGTGATCGCCCATCTGATGGCCAAGAATCGCGACGCGCGGATCGCTTCGGCCGATGTGCTGTTCTCTATTTTTGAGGTGGTCGAATCGGATCCTCAACCCGCCGTTGCGACGCCCGCAGCGCCCGTGCTTCCACCACAACAACCCGTACAACCGCAACAACCGGCTGCCGCTCCCGAGACGCCGCAGCCAGCGGCCGCCGCGCCACCCACTCCTCAGCCAGCGTCGCCTCCCGCCGCTGCGGCCGTTCCGCCTCCGCAAACGCCTCCGCCCCAGCGTTCGGCACCGGCAGCCGTTCCGACTCCGTCGCAACCGGCCGCAGCAGACGCTTCGGTTCCTCCCGCGGTGGCAAGTCCCGCTGCCGCCGCAGAACCGGTCGTCCCCGTCAAGCCGGCGGCTGCGGCCAAGCCGGCACAGCCCGCAGCGGCACAGCCTGTCGCGGCTCAGCCAGTTCCCACTCAGCCAACCGCTCAGCCGCAACCGACGGCTACCGTTGCCTCCGTCCCTGCCGCGGCCCAACCGCAGGCCGGCTCCGCGGCACCTCAAGCGGTAGCGCAAGCGGCTCCGGCAGCGGTCGGCACGACCGTCGCGGCGCCCGGTCGCGATGAGACCGATGGCGACAAACCGAAATCGAAACGGCCGGGCGGAAGGGTTCGCAAGAAGAAGAAAAAGAAGAAAAAGGCAGCCGCGATGGTCATCGGCGGCGTCGGCTTTTCGATGCTCACGCTGTTGATCGCGGTGCTGTTGATGAACAATCGCGGACCACGTCGCGATCCAGAGCCCGATCCGGTGGTGTTGCCATCGGTTGCCGGATCCGGGGCGTCGGTCGCTTCGCAAACGCCACGCAGAGAGCCCACGCAGACGCCCGATGCGCCCACCACTTCGCCGGGGGGAACGTTTGAGGTTAGCGATGACCGCTATGCGTTATGGTTGCCGCCGGACGAAAGCCAGCCGCCACCGTTGGCGATGTTGCCTCCTGGGCCTCAGATGATCGTGGTCGTTCGCCCGGCCGATATCCTCGGCTACAACTCGGGCCGCAAGGTGTTGGCGGCGTTGGATACCGAATTGGCCGACGGGGTTGCACGCTTGGAAAAACGGATCGGCGTTCCGTTGGGCGAAGTCGAACGGTTAACGATGGCGGTCGAAGCGACTTCCGGTTCGGGAATCCAGGCGGCGCTGTCGGTCGAATTGGTCGACGCGAAATCGCTGGGCAGCCTACGAAAAGCGTGGGGAGATCCCGAAGCCGCCGAATTGCCTGAAAACCAGACCCTCTTCGCAGGGGATTCTCCCACCGCGGACGCCTATTATGTTGCCCAACAACCGCCGATCGATTCGATGTCGATCCAGCACTTTGCCGTTGGGTCGATCGAACAGATGAAATTGGTTGCTGAAATGGGGGGCGGTGCGATCCCGCTGCCCCGACAGTTTGAACAGACTTGGAACCATGTCCGAGGCGACTCGCAATTCACGGTCGTCGCGACGCCCAACTTCCTGTTCGCCGACGGTAAATCGATGCTGACCGATTACGCCCCAAGCGCTATCGAGGGGCTGAAACAGATGCTGATCCCCGATACCTCGGTGGCGATGCTGACGATGCAGTTTGAGCCAAAATGGTATGGCGAAATTCGTTTGGCTCCCGGCGGCGGGACGTCGGCTGCGGTGCTGACTCAACGTCTGAAAACCCAGTTTGCCGATCTTGCGCTGCAAGCCGAAGCGTTCCTCAATCGTTCGACACCCCATCCCTCCTGGCGGGCTTTGGCGCTGCGGTTGCCTCGGATGCTCGACGCGGTCGACGCGCAATCGCGAACGGGAATCAGCGACAACCAAGCGGTTGCCAATTTCTATCTCCCCAGTCATGCAGCGCCGAACGTTCTGTTGGGTTCTTGGTTGGCGATGAACACGCCTGCGGGAACGGTCAGCATGGCCGCGGCCCCGGCCTCGGCCAAGCCGTGGACGGTTGCCGAGATGTTGGAAAAACCGATCAAGGTCAACTTTGAACAAGAGCCGCTGCACTTCGCGGGATCGACCGTTGTCGACGAGGTCAACAACATCCGCCCCAAGGGGAGCCCCGAGTTGAAGGTGGTGATCATTGGCAACGATCTGCAAAAAATGGGGATCACGCAAAACCAACAGATTCGCGATTTTAAAGCCGACGGCGTGAAGCTTCGCGATGTGTTGACCCAGTTGGTGCAGCGCGCGAATATCGTGAAGGATCTAACCGATCCGGCCGACCCCAAGCAGGCGCTGGTTTGGGTGATCGGTCCCGATCCCGATGCCCCCGCCAACCAAGTCGTGTTGGTCACGACGCGCGATGGTGCCAAGGCGGCCGGTTATACGCTGCAGCCGGAATTTGTGATCAAAGAATAA